In one window of Scyliorhinus canicula chromosome 17, sScyCan1.1, whole genome shotgun sequence DNA:
- the LOC119951234 gene encoding zinc finger protein 239-like: MSDLERHKETQKMEKPWKCWDCGKGFRCPSELDIHRRSHTGERPFICSQCGKGCTQLSDLRTHQRIHTGERPFTCSQCGKGFTRLSHLQTHQLVHTGEKPFSCPQCGNEFTRLSSMRAHQRVHTGEKPFTCSHCGKGFTRLSSLETHQRVHTGERPFTCYQCGNGFAQLSHLRSHQRVHSGERPYTCSQCEKEFSQLSSLQRHQRVHTGERPFICSQCGKEFTWLSSLRTHQRVHTRERCISPALSRGDSRLCIPPMETVADSYCGEAIQP, translated from the coding sequence ATGTctgacctggagagacacaaggagacccaaaaaatggagaaaccgtggaaatgttgggattgtgggaagggatttagatGCCCATCTGAGCTGGatattcatcgacgcagtcacactggggagagaccgttcatctgctctcagtgtgggaagggatgcaCTCAATTATCCGATCttcggacacaccagcgaattcacactggagagaggccgttcacctgctctcagtgtgggaagggattcactcggttgtcccacctgcagacacaccaactagttcacactggggagaagccattttcctgccctcagtgtgggaacgaattcactcggttatccagcatgagggcacaccagcgagttcacactggggagaagccgttcacctgctcacactgtgggaagggattcactcggttatccagcctggagacacaccagcgagttcacactggggagaggccattcacctgctatcAGTGTGGGAACGGATTtgctcagttatcccacctgcggagccaccagcgagttcacagtggggagaggccgtacacctgctctcagtgtgagaaggaattctctcagttatccagcctgcagagacaccagcgagttcacacaggggaaaggccgttcatctgctctcagtgtgggaaggagtTCACTTGGCTATCcagcctgcggacacaccagcgagttcacaccagggagaggtgcatttcacctgctctgagtagaGGAGACAGTCGTTTATGTATCCCACCAATGGAGACTGTGGCAGATTCATACTGcggagaggccattcaaccttgA